The following are encoded together in the Salvelinus alpinus chromosome 29, SLU_Salpinus.1, whole genome shotgun sequence genome:
- the LOC139559396 gene encoding glutathione S-transferase A-like, translated as MANNMTLLWCTFSVPCWRVMIALEEKMLQGYNQTLLDFDKEEHKSTIVMDLNPRAQLPTFKHGDCIVNESYGACMYLENQFRSQGTQMIPEGLAEQALMYQRMFEGQTFYEKLSDVVYYEYYVPQGERHDSAIKRNKDNLAIEIKLWEGYFQKMEAGSYLAGKAFSLADVLVFPTIAYAFRSGLSAERYPKLRAYYSMMKDRPSVKTTWPPHWLEDQEKPQWGDFLKEL; from the coding sequence ATGGCCAATAACATGACACTTCTCTGGTGCACCTTCTCGGTTCCGTGCTGGCGGGTTATGATCGCTCTGGAGGAGAAAATGTTGCAGGGATACAACCAGACGCTGTTGGACTTCGATAAAGAAGAGCACAAATCTACAATAGTCATGGACCTCAACCCCCGGGCACAGCTCCCTACATTCAAACACGGGGACTGCATAGTGAACGAGTCCTATGGAGCATGCATGTATTTGGAAAACCAGTTCAGGTCCCAGGGGACCCAGATGATCCCTGAGGGTCTAGCCGAACAAGCCCTGATGTACCAACGCATGTTTGAGGGCCAAACCTTCTACGAGAAACTTAGTGATGTGGTCTACTATGAGTATTATGtccctcagggagagagacatgactcTGCTATCAAGAGGAACAAAGATAACCTTGCGATTGAAATTAAACTGTGGGAGGGATACTTTCAGAAGATGGAGGCAGGCTCTTACCTGGCAGGAAAAGCCTTCTCGTTGGCTGATGTCCTTGTCTTCCCCACCATTGCCTACGCCTTCCGCTCTGGGCTGTCAGCAGAGCGTTACCCCAAACTGAGAGCATACTACTCTATGATGAAGGACAGACCAAGTGTCAAAACTACCTGGCCCCCACACTGGCTGGAAGACCAGGAAAAACCTCAGTGGGGTGACTTTCTCAAAGAGCTCTGA
- the LOC139559394 gene encoding protein OSCP1-like, translating into MSMRTLPLVFINLGGEMLYILDQRLQTQNTANDNTQKVMNDIIATMFSKAFMEELLKPQDLYSNRALRTVLTRLAHASIMRLNPASMDRLYELMVMAFKYQLLLCPRPRDLLIISYNHIDAIREFVRDTPSVLNQVDETHRKIIEVYTPLSDGEFQLLRQTLLIFLQDMHVRVSLFLKDKVQNPNGRFSLSTTGPVPHGTEVPGLIRMFSSNGKEWKRWEFPTGGRYTSSIRVGSFERFGDRVIRIGTNMYSVTQPEETHTSKNYSQKANSEPNPLAKEELNLLARLLGGMKVQNRNTETGFRVNLFATDQEEEEAGASGGNGDQSFQVINIQATQDVQVNTELSRIAGEFTGEPEQTESPAGPSNKGDDLLAMMDELIEL; encoded by the exons ATGTCTATGAGAACACTTCCTCTAGTTTTTATTAACCTCGGCGGAGAAATGCTCTATATTCTGGACCAACGTCTTCAAACTCAGAATACCGCCAATGATAATACACAGAAAG TTATGAATGACATCATAGCCACCATGTTCAGTAAGGCCTTTATGGAGGAACTGCTGAAGCCTCAGGACCTCTACAGTAATAGGGCTCTGAGAACAGTGCTAACACGACTAGCCCATGCCTCCATCATGAGGCTCAACCCCGCCAGCATGGATAGG CTTTATGAATTGATGGTGATGGCTTTCAAATACCAACTCCTGCTATGTCCACGTCCCAGAGACCTGCTGATTATTTCATACAATCACATAGACGCCATCCGGGAGTTTGTGAGAGACACCCCCAGTGTTCTCAACCAAGTGGACGAGACACACCGAAAGATCATTGAG GTGTACACACCCTTGTCTGATGGGGAATTTCAACTCCTCCGACAAACGCTTCTCATATTTCTTCAAGACATGCATGTCAGG GTATCACTTTTCCTCAAGGATAAAGTGCAGAATCCCAATGGACGCTTTTCTCTCTCGACCACAGGCCCAGTGCCCCATGGGACAGAAGTCCCGGGGTTAATCAG GATGTTTAGTAGCAATGGGAAGGAGTGGAAGAGATGGGAGTTCCCCACTGGAGGCAGGTACACCAGCTCCATCCGAGTGGGCTCCTTTGAGCGGTTTGGAGATAGAGTCATCCGAATTGGGACAAATAT GTACAGTGTGACTCAACCAGAAGAAACTCACACATCCAAGAACTACTCTCAAAAG GCGAACTCTGAACCCAACCCCCTGGCCAAAGAGGAGCTGAACCTGCTGGCTCGACTGCTGGGTGGAATGAAGGTTCAGAACCGAAACACTGAAACAGGGTTCCGGGTCAACCTCTTTGCCACAGATCAAGAAGAAGAGGAGGC TGGAGCATCAGGAGGGAATGGGGATCAGTCATTCCAAGTGATTAATATTCAAGCAACACAG GACGTGCAAGTCAACACAGAACTGTCTCGGATCGCGGGAGAGTTTACCGGGGAGCCTGAACAGACTGAATCGCCAGCGGGACCAAGCAACAAGGGGGATGACCTGCTAGCCATGATGGATGAACTTATTGAACTATGA